Proteins encoded together in one Coffea arabica cultivar ET-39 chromosome 2c, Coffea Arabica ET-39 HiFi, whole genome shotgun sequence window:
- the LOC113725953 gene encoding metal-nicotianamine transporter YSL1-like isoform X2, whose protein sequence is MTTPIILIKSPMEAMDVEKKTIHHQKEEMIEREDLEELQKAAEVHRRLQPWKKQITVRGVIVSVFIGSIYSIIIMKLALTAGINPHLNVSAALLAFIIVRTWTKLVRKVGLVSVPFTPQENTMIQTCAVACYSIALGGGFGSYMLALSKKTYEQTGVTTEGNPPGSYKEPGVGWMTGYLFAVCFIGLFVLIPLRKILIIDYKLTFPSGTATAILINGFHSMDDKMAKKQVRGFTKMFSLSFLWGFFQWFYSGQGLGECGFSKFPTFGLQAQRQTFYFDFSFTYVGTGMICPHVVNLSMLLGSVLSWGIMWPLIKKQKGHWFPEEIPEVSMRSLNGYKVFIPIALLLGDGLYNFIKITCITVSSMYAMFKGRKISSEESNNNDAIDNRAQDEVFIRENIPMWIAACGYISLGVVSAITIPLIFPALKWYYVVVAYICAPALAFCNAYGAGLTDLNMGYNYGKVGLFLIAALVGKEHGVVAGLAGAGLMKSVISVSCVLMQDFKTGHLTSTSPRAMFLSQAIGTATGCVVAPLIFFLFYKAFDVGNPNSEFKAPYGIIYRNMAILGVEGFSALPRYCLDLCYGFFALAVGINIVKDLSPARIGKWMPVPMAVALPFLVGAYVAIDMCIGSLVVFVWHKLNSKKAELMVPAVASGLICGEGLWVLPASILALAKVKPPICMKFLAS, encoded by the exons ATGACAACCCCAATCATTCTTATAAAGAGTCCCATGG AAGCTATGGATGTTGAAAAAAAGACAATTCATCACCAGAAGGAAGAAATGATTGAGAGAGAGGACTTGGAAGAGCTGCAGAAAGCGGCTGAGGTTCACAGGAGGCTTCAACCATGGAAGAAGCAGATCACTGTCCGAGGTGTCATTGTCAGTGTATTCATAGGGAGCATCTACAGCATCATAATTATGAAGCTAGCCCTCACGGCAGGGATCAATCCACACCTCAATGTCTCTGCTGCTCTTCTTGCATTCATCATTGTTCGTACATGGACAAAGCTGGTTCGAAAGGTTGGACTAGTTTCAGTTCCGTTCACCCCGCAGGAGAACACTATGATACAAACTTGTGCAGTTGCGTGTTACAGCATTGCATTGGGAG GCGGATTTGGTTCTTATATGTTAGCTCTAAGTAAGAAGACGTATGAACAGACAGGAGTAACCACTGAGGGAAATCCTCCAGGCAGCTACAAGGAACCTGGGGTTGGTTGGATGACCGGCTACCTATTTGCAGTTTGTTTCATTGGTCTTTTCGTGTTGATTCCACTCCGAAAG ATCTTGATAATAGACTACAAATTGACCTTTCCAAGTGGCACGGCAACTGCTATTCTGATCAATGGATTTCATTCCATGGATGACAAAATGGCTAA AAAGCAAGTACGAGGTTTCACGAAGATGTTCTCTTTGAGTTTCTTATGGGGATTTTTTCAGTGGTTTTATTCTGGACAAGGACTAGGAGAATGCGGATTCTCAAAGTTTCCTACATTTGGATTGCAAGCTCAGAGGCAAAC attctactttgattttagctttactTATGTGGGAACTGGAATGATCTGTCCCCACGTTGTGAACCTGTCTATGCTTCTTGGCTCAGTGCTCTCATGGGGCATAATGTGGCCACTCATCAAAAAGCAAAAGGGACATTGGTTCCCAGAAGAAATACCAGAAGTCAGTATGAGAAGTCTTAATGGTTATAAg GTCTTCATCCCCATTGCTCTCCTTTTAGGTGATGGGCTATACAATTTCATCAAGATAACTTGTATCACGGTTTCTAGCATGTATGCCATGTTCAAAGGGAGAAAAATCAGCTCAG AGGAAAGTAACAATAACGATGCCATTGATAATCGGGCACAAGATGAGGTCTTCATCAGAGAAAACATTCCAATGTGGATAGCAGCATGTGGGTATATATCCCTGGGAGTCGTTTCAGCAATCACCATTCCCTTAATCTTTCCTGCGCTCAAGTGGTACTATGTTGTCGTAGCATATATATGTGCTCCAGCTTTAGCTTTCTGCAATGCTTATGGAGCTGGTTTGACGGACTTGAACATGGGCTACAACTATGGTAAAGTAGGGCTTTTTCTCATTGCTGCATTGGTTGGAAAAGAACACGGTGTTGTGGCAGGATTAGCTGGGGCAGGTCTCATGAAGTCAGTGATTTCTGTTTCTTGTGTTCTGATGCAAGATTTTAAAACAGGACATCTAACCTCTACGTCCCCTAGAGCAATGTTTCTGAGCCAGGCCATTGGTACAGCTACAGGTTGTGTGGTTGCACCGCTCATCTTCTTCCTGTTCTACAAGGCATTCGACGTTGGAAACCCCAACAGCGAGTTTAAGGCCCCCTATGGTATCATTTACAGAAACATGGCCATTCTTGGAGTTGAAGGTTTTTCAGCATTACCACGATATTGCCTGGATCTCTGTTATGGCTTCTTTGCCTTGGCGGTTGGCATCAATATAGTGAAAGATCTTTCTCCGGCGAGGATCGGAAAATGGATGCCAGTGCCAATGGCTGTGGCACTGCCCTTCTTAGTTGGGGCATACGTCGCAATTGACATGTGCATTGGAAGTTTGGTTGTGTTCGTGTGGCACAAACTTAACTCCAAGAAAGCAGAGCTGATGGTTCCAGCAGTTGCTTCTGGACTGATATGTGGTGAAGGCCTCTGGGTACTGCCGGCATCAATTCTTGCTTTGGCCAAAGTCAAACCACCAATTTGCATGAAATTCTTGGCTTCTTAG
- the LOC113725953 gene encoding metal-nicotianamine transporter YSL1-like isoform X1, whose protein sequence is MYFGRIYSLDITQRFFWKLKMMNNTLVEAMDVEKKTIHHQKEEMIEREDLEELQKAAEVHRRLQPWKKQITVRGVIVSVFIGSIYSIIIMKLALTAGINPHLNVSAALLAFIIVRTWTKLVRKVGLVSVPFTPQENTMIQTCAVACYSIALGGGFGSYMLALSKKTYEQTGVTTEGNPPGSYKEPGVGWMTGYLFAVCFIGLFVLIPLRKILIIDYKLTFPSGTATAILINGFHSMDDKMAKKQVRGFTKMFSLSFLWGFFQWFYSGQGLGECGFSKFPTFGLQAQRQTFYFDFSFTYVGTGMICPHVVNLSMLLGSVLSWGIMWPLIKKQKGHWFPEEIPEVSMRSLNGYKVFIPIALLLGDGLYNFIKITCITVSSMYAMFKGRKISSEESNNNDAIDNRAQDEVFIRENIPMWIAACGYISLGVVSAITIPLIFPALKWYYVVVAYICAPALAFCNAYGAGLTDLNMGYNYGKVGLFLIAALVGKEHGVVAGLAGAGLMKSVISVSCVLMQDFKTGHLTSTSPRAMFLSQAIGTATGCVVAPLIFFLFYKAFDVGNPNSEFKAPYGIIYRNMAILGVEGFSALPRYCLDLCYGFFALAVGINIVKDLSPARIGKWMPVPMAVALPFLVGAYVAIDMCIGSLVVFVWHKLNSKKAELMVPAVASGLICGEGLWVLPASILALAKVKPPICMKFLAS, encoded by the exons ATGTATTTTGGCAGGATTTACTCCTTAGACATTACACAGAGGTTTTTCTGGAAACTAAAGATGATGAACAATACTCTTGTAGAAGCTATGGATGTTGAAAAAAAGACAATTCATCACCAGAAGGAAGAAATGATTGAGAGAGAGGACTTGGAAGAGCTGCAGAAAGCGGCTGAGGTTCACAGGAGGCTTCAACCATGGAAGAAGCAGATCACTGTCCGAGGTGTCATTGTCAGTGTATTCATAGGGAGCATCTACAGCATCATAATTATGAAGCTAGCCCTCACGGCAGGGATCAATCCACACCTCAATGTCTCTGCTGCTCTTCTTGCATTCATCATTGTTCGTACATGGACAAAGCTGGTTCGAAAGGTTGGACTAGTTTCAGTTCCGTTCACCCCGCAGGAGAACACTATGATACAAACTTGTGCAGTTGCGTGTTACAGCATTGCATTGGGAG GCGGATTTGGTTCTTATATGTTAGCTCTAAGTAAGAAGACGTATGAACAGACAGGAGTAACCACTGAGGGAAATCCTCCAGGCAGCTACAAGGAACCTGGGGTTGGTTGGATGACCGGCTACCTATTTGCAGTTTGTTTCATTGGTCTTTTCGTGTTGATTCCACTCCGAAAG ATCTTGATAATAGACTACAAATTGACCTTTCCAAGTGGCACGGCAACTGCTATTCTGATCAATGGATTTCATTCCATGGATGACAAAATGGCTAA AAAGCAAGTACGAGGTTTCACGAAGATGTTCTCTTTGAGTTTCTTATGGGGATTTTTTCAGTGGTTTTATTCTGGACAAGGACTAGGAGAATGCGGATTCTCAAAGTTTCCTACATTTGGATTGCAAGCTCAGAGGCAAAC attctactttgattttagctttactTATGTGGGAACTGGAATGATCTGTCCCCACGTTGTGAACCTGTCTATGCTTCTTGGCTCAGTGCTCTCATGGGGCATAATGTGGCCACTCATCAAAAAGCAAAAGGGACATTGGTTCCCAGAAGAAATACCAGAAGTCAGTATGAGAAGTCTTAATGGTTATAAg GTCTTCATCCCCATTGCTCTCCTTTTAGGTGATGGGCTATACAATTTCATCAAGATAACTTGTATCACGGTTTCTAGCATGTATGCCATGTTCAAAGGGAGAAAAATCAGCTCAG AGGAAAGTAACAATAACGATGCCATTGATAATCGGGCACAAGATGAGGTCTTCATCAGAGAAAACATTCCAATGTGGATAGCAGCATGTGGGTATATATCCCTGGGAGTCGTTTCAGCAATCACCATTCCCTTAATCTTTCCTGCGCTCAAGTGGTACTATGTTGTCGTAGCATATATATGTGCTCCAGCTTTAGCTTTCTGCAATGCTTATGGAGCTGGTTTGACGGACTTGAACATGGGCTACAACTATGGTAAAGTAGGGCTTTTTCTCATTGCTGCATTGGTTGGAAAAGAACACGGTGTTGTGGCAGGATTAGCTGGGGCAGGTCTCATGAAGTCAGTGATTTCTGTTTCTTGTGTTCTGATGCAAGATTTTAAAACAGGACATCTAACCTCTACGTCCCCTAGAGCAATGTTTCTGAGCCAGGCCATTGGTACAGCTACAGGTTGTGTGGTTGCACCGCTCATCTTCTTCCTGTTCTACAAGGCATTCGACGTTGGAAACCCCAACAGCGAGTTTAAGGCCCCCTATGGTATCATTTACAGAAACATGGCCATTCTTGGAGTTGAAGGTTTTTCAGCATTACCACGATATTGCCTGGATCTCTGTTATGGCTTCTTTGCCTTGGCGGTTGGCATCAATATAGTGAAAGATCTTTCTCCGGCGAGGATCGGAAAATGGATGCCAGTGCCAATGGCTGTGGCACTGCCCTTCTTAGTTGGGGCATACGTCGCAATTGACATGTGCATTGGAAGTTTGGTTGTGTTCGTGTGGCACAAACTTAACTCCAAGAAAGCAGAGCTGATGGTTCCAGCAGTTGCTTCTGGACTGATATGTGGTGAAGGCCTCTGGGTACTGCCGGCATCAATTCTTGCTTTGGCCAAAGTCAAACCACCAATTTGCATGAAATTCTTGGCTTCTTAG